One window of Aspergillus oryzae RIB40 DNA, chromosome 3 genomic DNA carries:
- a CDS encoding uncharacterized protein (predicted protein), which yields MQLGHAKLFLFFLSLFTPALSRRIGHKHTHVAEREAPACTPTAGGSPTVDDVPAIESAMAACPSGTIMIPAKSTYHINSELSFAKCSGCTLQVEGTLLVSDDTKAWSGKDAVLNLEDVNDVSIVSKTGKGVIDGNGQAAWDLLNKDKNYSRVKCLLYLTGKTSGVTISGLTMRNPPNVFSSVKQSVTNVTYSNLILTAVSKSDALPKNTDGFDLGGTGIRMDNIKVQNGDDCIAIQNGAEDITVMNIQCTGSHGLSIGSIGKTPGEVDTVKNIHFKNAKMTKCSKAAGIKIYSGGYGTAEVSNITWENVMVDGTSYAFQVQTCYGSDEKECASQPSTAKLTDIVVKGFSGKTDKDEPVASINCPAKGTCGLSLTEMKVQSATGGEEYQCSNAGTIGVKCAPGASG from the coding sequence ATGCAACTCGGCCACGCGAAACtattcctcttttttctgtccCTGTTCACACCGGCTTTATCCCGGCGCATTGGTCATAAGCACACTCATGTCGCTGAGCGAGAGGCTCCCGCCTGTACGCCAACTGCCGGTGGGTCACCCACTGTGGACGATGTGCCAGCCATCGAgtcagccatggctgcttgTCCCTCTGGCACAATCATGATTCCAGCAAAGTCTACCTATCATATCAACTCTGAACTTTCTTTCGCCAAATGCTCCGGTTGCACTTTACAAGTCGAGGGAACGCTGTTGGTGTCAGATGATACGAAGGCTTGGAGTGGCAAAGACGCCGTCTTGAACCTCGAAGACGTCAACGACGTCAGTATTGTTTCGAAAACCGGGAAGGGTGTGATTGATGGCAACGGGCAAGCCGCCTGGGACCTGTTAAACAAGGACAAGAATTACTCCCGGGTCAAATGTCTACTCTATCTCACCGGTAAAACGTCCGGCGTCACCATTTCAGGACTCACGATGAGGAATCCGCCAAATGTCTTCTCCTCAGTCAAGCAGAGTGTTACGAATGTCACCTATTCCAATTTGATTCTCACGGCTGTTTCCAAGAGCGATGCACTGCCGAAGAATACCGACGGATTTGACCTTGGCGGCACTGGAATCCGGATGGATAACATCAAAGTTCAGAACGGCGACGACTGCATTGCCATCCAGAACGGCGCGGAAGATATCACTGTGATGAACATTCAATGCACCGGGTCTCACGGTCTTAGTATCGGTAGTATTGGCAAAACACCCGGGGAAGTCGACACCGTCAAAAATATTCATTTCAAAAACGCTAAGATGACCAAATGCTCCAAGGCAGCTGGAATCAAGATCTACTCTGGAGGTTACGGCACAGCTGAAGTCAGCAACATCACCTGGGAGAACGTCATGGTGGATGGTACCTCGTATGCCTTCCAGGTCCAGACCTGCTACGGATcggatgagaaggaatgCGCTTCTCAGCCTAGTACTGCTAAGCTGACGGACATTGTTGTCAAGGGGTTCAGCGGTAAAACTGATAAGGATGAGCCGGTCGCTAGCATTAATTGCCCAGCCAAGGGTACCTGTGGACTTTCGCTGACTGAGATGAAGGTGCAGTCTGCTACTGGGGGTGAGGAATACCAATGTTCTAATGCTGGAACTATTGGTGTCAAGTGTGCCCCGGGCGCAAGTGGATAA
- a CDS encoding lysozyme (predicted protein), giving the protein MSSSLKFLGVFLPALAVACTGPPVNQNGLNLIKSFESFQPSVYDDGFGNPTIGYGHLCGDATCSEVTYPKPLSEADASRLLADDLVSYQDALTNALADPVTLNDNQYAALVSWTFNIGNGNMQKSDLVARMNKGENVATVAHDELPQWNKANGQVVNGLTRRRKAELDLFDAPAIYGALPVPC; this is encoded by the exons ATGTCTTCCTCGCTCAAGTTCCTGGGTGTCTTTCTCCCAGCCCTTGCTGTTGCCTGCACAGGCCCTCCTGTCAACCAAAACGGTCTTAACTTGATTAAGAGCTTTGAGTCATTCCAGCCCAGCGTTTACGACGATGGCTTCGGCAACCCGACCATTGGTTATGGTCACCTCTGTGGCGATGCGACCTGCTCCGAAGTGACCTACCCTAAGCCATTGTCCGAGGCAGATGCCAGCAGACTACTGGCTGATGACTTGGTT TCCTACCAAGACGCCCTCACCAATGCCCTAGCGGACCCAGTCACCTTAAATGATAACCAATACGCTGCTCTTGTGTCTTGGACATTCAACATCGGAAATGGCAACATGCAAAAGTCGGACCTTGTGGCCCGCATGAACAAGGGTGAGAATGTGGCGACTGTTGCGCATGACGAACTGCCGCAATGGAATAAGGCCAACGGACAAGTCGTCAATGGGCTTACTCGTCGCCGCAAGGCTGAGTTGGACCTTTTCGATGCACCGGCTATCTATGGTGCTTTGCCTGTTCCTTGCTGA